One genomic segment of Clostridium saccharoperbutylacetonicum N1-4(HMT) includes these proteins:
- a CDS encoding UDP-N-acetylmuramoyl-tripeptide--D-alanyl-D-alanine ligase: MDLNLAEIIKAVEGKVLYNNNEGNFNVISTDTRKIEKDNLFIALKGENFNGNDYVIKAIEKGASIIIIDEVKFREEELNNQGTIIKVKDTKTALGDLARFYRKKLGIKVVGITGSTGKTSTKDLVAAFLSGKYKVFKTQGNFNNEIGLPLMIFQLSKDYDIAVLEMGTSNFGEINRLASIALPDVAAITNIGVSHIEYLKTRENILKEKMCITDFFAEQNSLIVNCENDMLQTLNKCDKFNLQKVGYDEKYDMYAKNIELTDKSTSFDVVTMEKESHRFNLNMIGEHNVLNALIGIQIARDFGLTFEEMEKGLENFNATSMRLEFIQKNNFTIINDSYNASPDSMKAAIEVLKNSSGTRKLAVLGTMGELGDYANKAHTEIGNYAKEKVDILLTTGEFKDCYKAGFGDATMVFETKQELMEKLVELIEVNDTILIKASRSGKFEEIIKYIEKMK, from the coding sequence TTGGATTTAAATTTAGCAGAAATAATAAAAGCTGTAGAGGGAAAAGTTTTATACAATAATAATGAAGGAAACTTTAATGTTATTTCTACAGACACAAGAAAAATTGAAAAAGATAATTTATTTATAGCATTAAAAGGCGAAAACTTTAATGGAAATGATTATGTAATTAAGGCTATTGAAAAAGGAGCATCTATAATTATAATAGATGAAGTTAAATTTCGAGAAGAAGAATTAAATAATCAAGGTACGATAATTAAAGTTAAGGATACAAAAACTGCTTTAGGAGATTTAGCAAGATTCTATAGAAAAAAACTTGGAATAAAAGTTGTTGGAATAACGGGTTCAACAGGTAAAACTTCCACTAAAGATTTAGTAGCTGCATTTTTGAGTGGAAAATATAAGGTGTTTAAAACACAAGGGAATTTTAATAATGAAATTGGTTTACCTCTCATGATTTTTCAGCTTTCAAAAGATTATGATATAGCTGTACTTGAAATGGGAACTAGTAATTTTGGTGAAATAAACCGTTTAGCAAGTATTGCACTTCCTGATGTTGCAGCAATTACAAATATTGGAGTATCACATATAGAATATTTGAAGACTAGGGAAAATATACTTAAAGAGAAGATGTGTATAACAGACTTTTTTGCTGAGCAAAATTCATTAATAGTAAATTGTGAAAATGATATGTTACAGACTTTAAATAAATGCGATAAATTTAATTTACAAAAAGTTGGATATGATGAAAAGTACGATATGTATGCTAAAAACATTGAATTAACTGATAAAAGTACTTCTTTTGATGTAGTGACTATGGAAAAGGAAAGTCATAGATTCAATTTAAATATGATTGGAGAACATAATGTACTTAATGCACTTATAGGGATACAAATTGCAAGAGATTTTGGATTAACATTTGAGGAAATGGAAAAAGGATTAGAAAATTTTAATGCAACTTCTATGAGACTTGAGTTTATACAAAAAAATAATTTCACAATAATTAATGACTCTTATAATGCCAGCCCTGATTCAATGAAAGCAGCAATTGAGGTTCTTAAAAATTCTTCTGGAACAAGAAAGTTGGCAGTACTGGGTACAATGGGGGAATTGGGTGATTATGCCAATAAAGCTCATACTGAAATTGGAAACTATGCAAAAGAAAAAGTTGATATTTTATTAACAACAGGAGAATTTAAGGATTGTTATAAGGCTGGTTTTGGAGATGCCACAATGGTCTTTGAAACAAAACAGGAACTTATGGAAAAATTAGTTGAGTTAATAGAAGTAAATGATACTATTTTAATAAAGGCATCAAGAAGTGGAAAATTTGAGGAAATAATTAAGTATATAGAGAAAATGAAATAA
- the mraY gene encoding phospho-N-acetylmuramoyl-pentapeptide-transferase translates to MGDTMNFIMNLKILAPLIMGFIFSMILGPIFIPVLHKLKFGQNIRKDGPKSHQKKSGTPTMGGLIFFISTAATMLIMGQNLTSKEMIILYSFLAFGFIGFLDDILKIIHKDNLGLRAAQKMILLILFSLALAWYGYVNVGADILFPFLGHNIKFNLGILYIPFIVIYYAAVTNAVNLTDGIDGLATSVTIIVLTYFAIVGFRTGNYEVSVFALALIGALLGFLKFNAFPAKIFMGDTGSLALGGVIGTMALMLRMELFVIIVGGIYLIETLSVIIQVTSFKLTGKRVFKMSPIHHHFEQVGWSEVKIVTVFSCITTILCVIGFIAL, encoded by the coding sequence ATGGGGGACACTATGAACTTTATAATGAATTTAAAAATTTTAGCACCATTAATAATGGGATTTATATTTTCAATGATACTTGGACCGATATTTATACCAGTACTTCACAAATTGAAGTTTGGTCAAAATATTAGAAAGGATGGACCTAAGAGCCATCAAAAAAAATCTGGAACTCCAACAATGGGTGGTCTTATATTTTTTATTTCAACGGCTGCAACTATGTTAATTATGGGACAAAATCTAACAAGCAAGGAAATGATAATATTATATTCATTTCTAGCATTTGGATTTATTGGATTTTTAGATGATATATTAAAAATAATTCACAAAGATAACCTAGGATTAAGAGCAGCACAAAAGATGATATTATTAATTTTATTTTCATTAGCTTTAGCATGGTATGGATATGTAAATGTTGGAGCTGATATATTATTCCCATTTTTAGGTCATAATATTAAATTCAATTTAGGAATATTATATATACCATTTATAGTTATTTATTATGCAGCAGTAACAAATGCAGTTAATTTGACGGATGGGATTGATGGACTTGCAACATCAGTTACAATAATTGTATTAACATATTTTGCTATTGTTGGATTTAGAACAGGAAATTATGAAGTGTCAGTTTTTGCATTAGCATTAATTGGAGCATTACTTGGATTCCTGAAATTTAATGCTTTTCCAGCAAAGATTTTTATGGGTGATACAGGTTCTCTAGCTCTAGGAGGGGTTATAGGGACTATGGCCTTAATGCTTAGAATGGAGTTGTTTGTTATAATAGTTGGAGGAATTTATTTGATTGAAACATTATCTGTTATCATTCAAGTTACTTCTTTTAAATTAACTGGTAAGAGAGTATTTAAAATGTCTCCAATACACCATCACTTTGAACAAGTTGGGTGGAGTGAAGTTAAAATAGTAACCGTATTTTCATGTATAACTACAATTTTATGTGTAATTGGTTTTATAGCGCTTTAG
- the spoVE gene encoding stage V sporulation protein E translates to MKVIRPKRKIKMGEIDYGIFYSVALLLTIGIVMVYSASSYYAMYIDHDSMAYLKKQLISAVVGVIAMAVAMSFDYHKIKKYTVPIMIGCVPLLLAVFLFADTKGAQRWIKIGGFSLQPSEIAKYVVVIFLAMSLELKGEGVKKFTTGIVPYLTVSGFYAALVLSQKNLSIASVIMIVTFIVLFAAGGKLKHLFGIVAPVLVAAAAFFAMSADYRRARLLNFINPWNDAAGNGYQLIQSFYALGAGGITGLGLGQSRQKTLYMPEPHNDFIFSIIGEELGLIGCICIITLFVIFIWRGINVAMKARDTYGTLLAVGITSVIAVQSLINIAVVTGSMPVTGVPLPFISYGGSALVINMAAVGVLLNISRQIEGKEEIRKV, encoded by the coding sequence ATGAAGGTCATTAGGCCAAAAAGAAAAATTAAGATGGGTGAAATAGATTATGGTATATTTTATTCTGTGGCATTACTGTTAACAATAGGAATAGTTATGGTATATTCAGCTAGTTCTTACTATGCAATGTATATAGACCATGATAGTATGGCTTATCTGAAAAAACAGCTTATTTCAGCAGTTGTTGGAGTTATTGCAATGGCCGTTGCTATGAGTTTTGACTACCATAAAATAAAAAAATACACAGTACCAATAATGATAGGGTGTGTACCTTTGTTATTAGCTGTGTTCTTATTCGCTGATACTAAAGGAGCACAGAGATGGATTAAGATTGGTGGATTTAGTTTACAGCCTTCAGAAATTGCTAAATATGTTGTGGTAATTTTTTTAGCAATGAGCTTAGAACTCAAAGGTGAAGGTGTTAAAAAATTTACAACTGGAATAGTTCCATATTTAACAGTTTCAGGATTTTATGCTGCATTGGTATTATCTCAGAAGAATTTAAGTATTGCATCAGTTATTATGATTGTTACCTTTATTGTGTTATTTGCTGCTGGCGGAAAATTAAAACATTTATTTGGAATAGTAGCTCCAGTTTTAGTAGCAGCAGCAGCATTTTTTGCAATGTCTGCAGATTATAGAAGAGCTCGATTATTGAACTTTATAAATCCTTGGAATGATGCTGCCGGAAATGGATATCAATTAATACAATCCTTTTATGCACTTGGAGCTGGAGGTATAACGGGACTTGGTCTTGGCCAATCAAGACAAAAAACTTTATATATGCCAGAACCACATAATGATTTTATTTTCTCAATAATTGGTGAAGAACTAGGTCTTATTGGATGTATATGCATAATAACCTTATTCGTAATATTTATTTGGAGAGGAATAAATGTAGCCATGAAAGCAAGGGATACGTATGGTACACTTCTTGCAGTAGGAATAACTTCAGTTATTGCGGTTCAATCACTTATCAATATAGCAGTTGTAACTGGATCGATGCCTGTTACAGGCGTTCCTTTACCATTTATTAGTTATGGAGGTTCGGCTCTGGTGATCAATATGGCTGCAGTTGGAGTTCTTCTAAATATATCACGGCAAATTGAAGGAAAAGAAGAAATTAGAAAAGTATAA
- a CDS encoding cell division protein FtsQ/DivIB — translation MINSKKRNLPKTKKLPKTKKFIIKSQKRKLIKRIILSTIIITIGVVVFATKSDFFLVKKVAILGNPIMSGEDVKEKTENIIGQNIFFINKNNIINEAKKNPYVESVEITKTYPKQVNIKIMEKQGVFYTESDGYKYVLDGQTNLLEKTDNVENRNLVKLQGVELKKVELGNKTLDDARILKVLDVFYQIVKKNPTNYNVDTIDLSDFMNIKVSIGEVEGKLGNDENIPDKMNKLMHIIQDKDIGIKKGYVDVGFNGAPVYKKER, via the coding sequence ATGATTAATTCAAAGAAAAGAAATTTACCTAAAACAAAGAAGTTACCTAAGACAAAGAAATTTATTATAAAATCACAAAAAAGAAAGTTAATAAAAAGAATAATATTATCGACAATAATAATAACTATAGGTGTAGTAGTTTTTGCAACTAAGTCTGACTTTTTTTTAGTAAAAAAGGTAGCCATTTTAGGGAATCCTATTATGAGTGGTGAAGATGTTAAAGAAAAAACAGAAAATATTATTGGTCAGAATATATTTTTTATAAATAAAAACAATATTATAAATGAAGCGAAAAAAAATCCTTATGTTGAAAGTGTAGAAATTACTAAAACATATCCAAAACAAGTTAACATAAAGATAATGGAAAAACAAGGAGTATTTTATACAGAAAGTGATGGATATAAGTATGTTTTAGATGGTCAAACTAACTTGCTTGAAAAGACCGATAATGTTGAAAATAGAAATTTGGTTAAGCTTCAGGGCGTTGAATTGAAAAAAGTAGAACTTGGAAATAAGACCTTGGACGATGCAAGGATTCTTAAAGTATTGGATGTCTTTTATCAAATAGTTAAGAAAAATCCAACAAATTATAATGTAGATACTATTGATTTAAGTGATTTTATGAATATAAAAGTGTCTATTGGTGAAGTAGAAGGAAAATTAGGAAATGATGAAAATATACCAGATAAGATGAATAAGTTAATGCATATTATTCAAGATAAGGATATTGGAATAAAAAAGGGTTATGTAGATGTAGGTTTTAATGGAGCGCCCGTATATAAAAAAGAAAGGTAA
- a CDS encoding DUF881 domain-containing protein, protein MKISKSQVFIAIVCGLLGFLLAYQFKVLSNKNIESNINNYNKSDIISEIESLKKEKEELTATNSKLSDELKQIEETAAKNGDLGKDVKNQLDDARMQLGIVDVKGPGVVLTISPKSSIFGANQNDASGNLGEDELVHVVNLLWYSGAEAISINDIRVTSQTGIKTAGNGIAIGSSGKVYPKDKVVIKAIGDKARLNVGISFPGSLEYGSLPNYNNEVKANDDIFIGKSTQSLKNDFLKSVKE, encoded by the coding sequence ATGAAAATATCTAAATCGCAAGTGTTTATAGCAATCGTTTGTGGACTACTAGGGTTTTTATTGGCATATCAATTCAAAGTCTTGTCAAATAAGAATATTGAGTCAAATATTAATAATTATAATAAAAGTGATATAATTTCAGAAATTGAGTCTTTAAAGAAGGAAAAGGAAGAATTAACTGCAACTAATTCTAAATTATCAGATGAGCTTAAGCAAATTGAAGAGACTGCGGCTAAGAATGGAGATTTGGGTAAGGATGTAAAAAATCAACTTGATGACGCAAGAATGCAGTTAGGAATAGTTGACGTAAAAGGACCTGGAGTTGTACTAACAATAAGTCCTAAGAGTTCTATTTTTGGAGCAAATCAAAATGATGCTAGTGGAAATCTAGGAGAAGATGAGTTAGTTCATGTTGTAAATTTGCTTTGGTATTCTGGTGCAGAGGCTATATCAATAAATGATATTAGAGTAACTTCTCAAACAGGAATTAAAACAGCTGGGAATGGAATAGCTATAGGTTCATCAGGGAAGGTTTATCCAAAGGATAAGGTGGTAATAAAAGCAATTGGAGATAAAGCGAGACTTAATGTTGGAATTTCATTTCCTGGTTCTTTGGAATATGGTTCTCTTCCCAATTATAATAATGAAGTCAAAGCAAATGATGATATATTTATAGGAAAATCAACACAATCATTAAAAAATGACTTTTTAAAATCAGTTAAAGAATAG
- a CDS encoding small basic family protein — translation MIAIIGLLIGIILGFVLDVNISDKLSPYMSVAILACLDTVFGAIRGNLSKNFQADIFISGFFGNALLAAGLAYLGDKLGIPIYMAAVIVFGGRIFDNFAIIRRLLLENFKTWKKSKGKKNLIENEENDVK, via the coding sequence TTGATAGCAATTATAGGTTTATTAATAGGAATTATACTTGGATTTGTATTAGATGTTAACATATCAGATAAACTATCCCCATATATGTCAGTGGCAATACTTGCATGTTTAGACACTGTATTTGGTGCTATAAGAGGAAATCTGTCAAAAAACTTTCAGGCAGATATCTTTATATCAGGTTTTTTTGGAAATGCATTACTGGCAGCAGGACTTGCATATCTTGGAGATAAGCTTGGGATTCCGATATATATGGCAGCGGTAATAGTATTTGGTGGAAGAATATTTGATAATTTTGCAATTATAAGAAGATTATTATTAGAGAATTTTAAAACTTGGAAAAAAAGTAAGGGTAAGAAAAATTTAATAGAAAATGAAGAAAATGATGTGAAGTAA
- a CDS encoding DUF881 domain-containing protein: MKNDKGFFFVFIATIIIGILISMNYHLKGNQSFTQLNSAEFQNAVEERATLYRQIGNLKEDNGEKRDKIRNYAQNDTKNDKILEDMKAQIKDYGMFVGANKTEGPGIILKINDGITNAREENTDQINNKLFHDNDMALVLNELRVAGAQAISVNKHRVVPWSGVICSWAFLQFEDGTMEYAPFNIYAIGDPEKLKAALLEDGSHVKQLMFRKLYVDIQVVDKIVMPPTTANINVNHMKEEQSKK, from the coding sequence ATGAAAAATGATAAAGGCTTTTTCTTTGTTTTCATTGCAACCATTATAATTGGGATATTAATATCTATGAATTATCATTTGAAAGGAAATCAATCTTTTACTCAGTTAAATTCAGCAGAATTCCAAAATGCTGTTGAAGAAAGAGCAACATTGTATAGGCAAATTGGAAATTTAAAAGAAGATAATGGTGAGAAGCGAGATAAAATAAGAAATTATGCACAGAATGATACTAAAAATGATAAAATTTTAGAGGATATGAAAGCTCAAATTAAAGATTATGGAATGTTTGTTGGTGCAAATAAAACTGAGGGACCTGGAATTATATTAAAAATAAATGATGGAATAACTAATGCACGTGAAGAAAATACAGATCAAATAAATAATAAGCTTTTCCATGATAATGATATGGCTTTGGTTTTAAATGAATTGAGAGTTGCAGGTGCACAAGCAATCAGCGTAAATAAACATAGAGTTGTTCCGTGGTCAGGAGTAATTTGTAGTTGGGCATTTTTGCAGTTTGAAGATGGAACTATGGAGTATGCACCCTTTAATATATATGCAATTGGTGATCCAGAAAAGTTGAAAGCAGCATTGCTTGAAGACGGAAGTCATGTAAAACAATTGATGTTTAGAAAGCTCTATGTAGACATTCAAGTAGTTGATAAAATTGTTATGCCACCTACAACAGCTAATATAAATGTTAACCATATGAAAGAAGAACAAAGTAAAAAGTAA
- a CDS encoding YggS family pyridoxal phosphate-dependent enzyme, with translation MGIIQNIEKLKAKIPEEVLLLAVSKTKPLEDLEEAYKAGIRDFGENKVQELTTKFESFHDDVRWHLIGHLQTNKVKYLVDKVYLIHSLDSINLLHEIEKNFKKANKIANTLIQINIGRETSKSGILEEDLEKFILEIEKCTNVSVKGIMVIIPVGDEESNRRYFKKTKEIFDGLKKNEYKNIQMNILSMGMTHDYVTAIEEGSNLVRIGTGIFGERNYNLGGVNNE, from the coding sequence ATGGGTATTATTCAAAACATTGAAAAACTTAAAGCTAAAATTCCCGAAGAAGTATTGCTTTTAGCTGTTTCAAAGACAAAACCTTTGGAAGATTTAGAAGAAGCTTATAAAGCTGGAATAAGAGATTTTGGTGAAAATAAAGTTCAAGAACTTACTACAAAATTTGAAAGCTTTCATGATGATGTAAGATGGCATCTTATAGGGCATCTTCAAACTAATAAAGTGAAGTATTTAGTTGATAAGGTTTATTTAATACATTCCTTGGATAGTATTAATTTATTACATGAAATAGAAAAGAATTTCAAGAAAGCTAATAAAATTGCAAATACTTTAATTCAAATAAATATTGGAAGAGAAACAAGTAAAAGTGGAATTTTAGAAGAAGATTTAGAAAAATTTATTCTAGAAATTGAAAAATGTACAAATGTATCTGTTAAAGGTATAATGGTTATAATTCCGGTAGGAGATGAGGAAAGCAATAGAAGATATTTCAAAAAGACAAAGGAAATCTTTGATGGGCTTAAGAAAAATGAATATAAAAATATACAGATGAACATATTATCTATGGGAATGACTCATGATTATGTGACAGCAATCGAAGAAGGTTCTAACTTAGTTAGAATAGGTACAGGAATATTTGGAGAAAGAAATTATAATTTGGGAGGCGTAAATAATGAGTAA
- a CDS encoding cell division protein SepF — MSNVLSKVKSLLGFEDYEEYEDFEEEEFEDALKDEDEIEPVITNKKNSKVVNIHTSSATKVTITKPVDYEEATEICEALKNRRIVLVNTTVLELKIAQRLLDFISGSCYALGGELQQIEKGVYLLSPSNVEVTNELKNELSSKALFNWSK, encoded by the coding sequence ATGAGTAATGTTTTGTCAAAAGTAAAATCTTTATTAGGGTTTGAGGATTATGAAGAATATGAAGATTTTGAAGAAGAAGAATTTGAAGATGCGTTAAAGGATGAAGATGAAATTGAACCAGTTATAACCAATAAAAAGAATAGTAAGGTTGTAAATATCCATACATCATCAGCTACAAAGGTCACAATAACTAAACCTGTAGATTATGAAGAAGCTACTGAAATTTGTGAAGCTCTTAAAAATAGAAGAATAGTTTTAGTTAATACTACAGTATTAGAACTTAAAATAGCACAAAGGTTATTAGATTTTATAAGTGGATCATGTTATGCTTTAGGCGGAGAACTACAACAAATTGAAAAGGGAGTATATCTTCTTTCACCTTCAAATGTTGAAGTGACAAATGAATTAAAGAATGAATTAAGTTCAAAGGCGTTGTTTAACTGGTCAAAATAG
- a CDS encoding YggT family protein: MIYSIYVVLDILLRLLELAVIVDFISSWIPQIQGNKIVRTIRDFISPVLEPIRRLQDRLIPGLPIDFSPMVALGIIGIFRGMI, translated from the coding sequence ATGATATATAGTATTTATGTAGTTCTTGACATATTATTAAGATTGTTAGAATTAGCTGTAATTGTAGATTTTATATCTTCGTGGATTCCACAAATCCAAGGAAATAAAATTGTTAGAACTATTCGTGATTTTATTAGTCCTGTTTTAGAACCAATTAGAAGATTACAAGACAGATTAATTCCGGGCTTACCAATAGATTTTTCGCCTATGGTTGCATTGGGAATAATAGGAATATTTAGAGGGATGATATAA
- a CDS encoding RNA-binding protein — protein sequence MKNRILKYFTDEYKDEALNLYEKYTLSKEKNITVFGRSFYTPNVWKWFEENLQSNYFKVESNGLFQEAERRMVSFNNSDESPFPMKLLKIENTSKFTSLTHRDYLGGILSLGIERNKIGDLLVSENACYLPVHEEVEEFIIFNLERIAKVKCNVKIIDNLDFIPKFSFKEELVLVSSLRADGIVSKITNASRTKAQGMIEQGQVLLNYAKIKDKSQELKSEDRITIRGFGKFILGDCVGNSKSGKVKLIIKKYT from the coding sequence ATGAAAAATAGAATACTAAAATATTTTACAGATGAGTATAAAGATGAAGCTTTAAATTTATATGAAAAATATACATTATCAAAAGAAAAAAATATAACTGTATTTGGTAGAAGTTTTTATACACCTAATGTATGGAAATGGTTTGAAGAAAATTTGCAGAGTAACTACTTTAAAGTTGAGAGTAATGGGCTTTTTCAAGAAGCAGAAAGAAGAATGGTTTCTTTTAATAATTCGGATGAAAGTCCATTTCCTATGAAATTGTTAAAGATTGAAAATACTTCGAAGTTTACAAGCCTTACACACAGAGATTATTTAGGTGGAATTTTATCTCTTGGAATAGAAAGAAATAAAATTGGGGACCTTTTGGTATCCGAAAATGCTTGTTATTTACCAGTACATGAAGAGGTTGAGGAATTTATAATATTTAACTTAGAAAGAATTGCTAAAGTTAAATGTAATGTGAAAATAATTGATAATTTAGATTTTATACCTAAGTTTTCTTTTAAAGAAGAGTTAGTATTAGTTTCTTCTTTAAGAGCTGATGGAATTGTTTCCAAAATTACAAATGCATCAAGAACTAAGGCTCAAGGTATGATTGAACAAGGTCAAGTACTTCTAAATTATGCTAAAATTAAAGATAAAAGTCAAGAATTAAAGAGCGAAGATAGAATCACTATAAGAGGTTTTGGAAAATTTATTTTAGGTGATTGTGTTGGTAATAGTAAAAGTGGGAAAGTAAAACTTATTATAAAAAAATATACATAA
- a CDS encoding DivIVA domain-containing protein — MKLTPMDINNKEFKKGLRGYNADEVDDFLDQVVENYEELYKENANLKEKLANLNEKIDHYSKIESTIQNTLLLAQNAAEQAKNSAQKEAELLLKNANETAQKVTDKAHNDVVQINDEYEKVKQEFIKFRAKYRNFVNTQLQTFDDLEKEFIKNYNVSEPIEEEEDIQEEIIEKEISTANESLDVTDKEEEIKESTSLSDELNEIKSFFVQE, encoded by the coding sequence ATGAAATTAACTCCTATGGACATAAATAATAAGGAATTTAAAAAAGGCTTAAGAGGCTATAATGCAGATGAAGTTGATGACTTTTTAGATCAAGTAGTAGAGAATTATGAAGAACTTTACAAGGAAAATGCAAACTTAAAAGAAAAGCTTGCAAACCTAAATGAAAAAATTGATCATTATTCAAAAATTGAAAGCACTATACAAAATACTTTATTACTTGCTCAAAACGCTGCTGAGCAGGCTAAAAATTCTGCTCAAAAGGAAGCAGAGTTATTACTTAAAAATGCAAATGAAACAGCACAAAAGGTTACTGATAAAGCTCATAATGATGTTGTACAAATCAATGATGAGTATGAAAAGGTTAAGCAGGAATTTATTAAATTTAGAGCAAAATATAGAAATTTCGTGAACACTCAATTACAAACTTTTGATGATTTAGAAAAAGAATTTATTAAAAATTATAATGTGTCAGAGCCAATTGAAGAAGAAGAAGATATTCAAGAAGAAATAATTGAAAAAGAAATTAGCACAGCTAATGAGAGTTTAGATGTTACTGATAAAGAGGAAGAAATTAAGGAAAGTACTTCCTTAAGCGATGAATTAAATGAAATTAAAAGCTTTTTCGTTCAGGAATAA
- a CDS encoding flagellar motor protein MotB — translation MIKRRRMRKEKDNTDRWMLSYLDFITLMMIFFLMMYAISNVDNKKVETLANSLKIGFNSGNGKNVIAVTDNTNSPDSTDESVDESYSSTESEKLTDIKRKVDELVNNSELKGGVTTSIQERGLVISFNDNLFFNSGEATIKPDFQGKLISISKILNGIDNYIHVEGHTDNVAINTTYFHSNWQLSSIRAANVVEFLISQGNVKPERLSSIGYGEYRPVKSNSTEEGKAANRRVDIVIINSKFNSSESSTSR, via the coding sequence ATGATTAAGAGAAGAAGAATGAGAAAAGAGAAAGACAATACAGATAGGTGGATGCTTTCTTACTTGGATTTTATTACCTTAATGATGATCTTTTTTCTAATGATGTATGCGATTTCTAATGTAGATAATAAGAAAGTTGAAACACTAGCTAATTCTTTAAAGATAGGCTTTAATAGTGGAAACGGTAAAAACGTAATAGCTGTTACTGATAATACAAACTCACCTGATTCCACTGACGAATCAGTGGATGAAAGTTATTCTTCTACTGAAAGTGAGAAATTAACAGATATTAAAAGAAAAGTTGACGAACTTGTTAATAATTCTGAATTAAAAGGTGGAGTTACTACTTCAATTCAAGAAAGAGGTCTTGTAATTAGTTTTAATGATAATCTATTTTTCAATAGCGGTGAAGCAACTATTAAGCCTGATTTTCAAGGTAAGCTAATATCTATATCAAAAATTCTAAATGGAATCGACAACTATATTCATGTAGAAGGACATACTGATAACGTCGCTATCAATACGACTTACTTTCATTCAAACTGGCAGCTTTCATCTATAAGAGCTGCAAACGTAGTAGAATTCTTAATTTCACAAGGGAATGTAAAACCCGAAAGGCTCTCTTCAATAGGATATGGTGAATATAGGCCTGTTAAGTCCAATTCAACTGAAGAAGGTAAAGCTGCAAATAGAAGGGTTGATATAGTAATAATTAATAGTAAATTTAATAGTTCTGAATCTTCAACTTCAAGATAA
- a CDS encoding motility protein A, translated as MDIGTLISIFFAFFCIIVGFIIEGGSPLALMQPTAALIVIGGTIGAVGISFPSKTLKKIPTVLSIAFKKKESNNETLINYFKEVSLKTRKFGLLSLDSELTSDLDPFVKKGLQMVVDGVDPGSVKNILNTKLEQILDRHDNYIEVFTSAGGYAPTMGIVGTITSLVIILSQLNNVSTMGGKIALAFIATLYGLATANLFWLPIASKLKELNKEECNEKQMIIEAVLLIQEGVNPNTLISKLSSYLTADEAKQFEEEY; from the coding sequence GTGGACATTGGTACATTAATAAGTATTTTTTTTGCTTTTTTTTGTATAATAGTAGGGTTTATTATTGAGGGAGGTAGTCCGTTAGCTTTAATGCAACCAACAGCTGCATTAATAGTTATTGGGGGAACTATAGGTGCTGTGGGTATTTCATTTCCATCTAAAACACTAAAAAAAATTCCTACAGTATTATCAATAGCTTTTAAAAAGAAAGAAAGTAATAACGAAACTCTTATTAATTATTTTAAGGAAGTATCATTAAAAACTAGGAAATTTGGTCTTTTAAGTTTAGATTCAGAGCTAACTTCTGATTTAGATCCATTTGTTAAAAAAGGCCTTCAAATGGTGGTAGACGGTGTAGATCCTGGATCAGTAAAAAATATATTAAATACTAAACTGGAACAAATTTTGGATAGACATGATAATTACATTGAAGTTTTTACTTCTGCCGGCGGCTATGCTCCTACCATGGGAATAGTTGGAACAATCACCAGTTTAGTTATTATTCTCAGCCAATTAAATAATGTTAGTACAATGGGTGGAAAAATTGCCCTTGCTTTTATTGCAACATTATATGGACTTGCTACTGCTAATCTTTTTTGGCTTCCTATTGCTAGTAAGTTGAAAGAATTAAACAAAGAAGAATGCAACGAAAAGCAAATGATTATAGAAGCAGTATTACTTATCCAAGAAGGAGTAAATCCTAATACTTTAATAAGTAAATTATCAAGTTACCTTACTGCAGATGAAGCTAAACAATTTGAAGAAGAATATTAA